A stretch of the Malus sylvestris chromosome 10, drMalSylv7.2, whole genome shotgun sequence genome encodes the following:
- the LOC126587868 gene encoding disease resistance protein Roq1-like isoform X1: protein MKQLFIPNCFLYHFSLMGYPFLAFELFFGYGCFVFCSSLHGGTNCLISAANCGYLEDSLLQIMALTWSTQRASSSFLSNDLAPGWKYDVFLSFTGVDTRRGFVSHLYHELCKCQGITTFYDDRELERGTSISPELLGAIKASHTAIVVLSPKYAHSKWCLDELTNIVQCMEARKSILPVFYETNPSDIGNQRASFAEAFTEHEEKFISTEDKKKVTQWRADLKKVSKISGWHSKNFKSERQLIDDIVKCVQRKVQATCTLLDSSQKLVGTDSALEQLSLLLAHDANDVRFIGITGMGGVGKTTLAKLVYDKIFHHFEVHCFLENVRVVSVTDRTLVRLQKQPLFPILKENIENVSDQQWGIIYTKKCLCNKKVLLVLDDVDQVNQLQVLAGKKDWFGMGSRIIVTTRNERLLVEHDVSLCHNVGVLNDAEALELFSLHAFRKDQPEEDFLELSKHFLDYAKGLPLVLKTLGSSLYKRGQDAWNSVRDNLRKILNPTVFDSLKVSYDGLEKTERRIFLDVACLHKGKPTTEVLRLLDNSFGISSSSMIDVLIERSLVYNGSRNTIEMHDLIQEMAWTIVREESEEPGLRSRLWLSNDIFHILTTNTGSRAIEAISLRPPQVEEVRQWNCEAFSKMHGLRFLEFNNLIFSSGPKFLPCSLRIINWSFYPSKFLPTSFHLYLLTELKMCNSKLLRLWEGKVVRVVLNKSLVSTHFLILSNDILTHILLFKKNNGHVKNKNM, encoded by the exons ATGAAACAACTTTTTATTCccaattgctttctttatcattTTTCCTTAATGGGTTATCCATTCCTGGCTTTTGAACTGTTTTTTGGCTATGGGTGCTTTGTGTTCTGCAGTTCTCTTCATGGGGGTACAAATTGCCTCATCAGTGCTGCCAATTGTGGCTATTTAGAGGATAGTCTTTTACAGATA ATGGCATTGACTTGGAGCACCCAAAGAGCCTCTTCATCTTTTCTTTCGAATGATTTAGCTCCTGGATGGAAGTATGATGTGTTTTTGAGTTTCACGGGTGTAGACACCCGCAGGGGTTTTGTGTCTCATTTATACCATGAATTGTGCAAGTGCCAAGGAATTACGACTTTCTATGACGATCGAGAGCTTGAAAGAGGAACAAGTATTTCTCCAGAGCTCCTAGGTGCAATCAAAGCATCGCATACAGCAATCGTTGTTCTCTCTCCAAAATATGCTCATTCCAAATGGTGCTTGGACGAACTCACAAACATTGTTCAATGCATGGAAGCGAGGAAATCAATTCTGCCGGTCTTTTACGAGACAAATCCATCTGACATAGGCAATCAGAGGGCGTCTTTTGCCGAAGCCTTCACTGAGCATGAAGAAAAGTTCATTAGTACCGAAGACAAAAAGAAGGTGACCCAGTGGAGAGCAGATTTGAAAAAAGTATCCAAAATTTCTGGGTGGCATTCGAAGAATTTTAA GTCTGAAAGACAGCTAATTGATGACATTGTCAAATGCGTGCAGAGGAAAGTGCAAGCTACATGCACGCTATTAGATTCCTCACAGAAGTTAGTCGGAACTGATTCTGCGCTCGAGCAACTAAGTTTGCTGTTAGCTCATGACGCAAATGATGTTCGATTTATTGGGATAACTGGGATGGGTGGCGTAGGCAAGACTACTCTTGCTAAGCTAGTTTATGATAAAATCTTCCATCATTTTGAAGTTCATTGCTTTCTTGAAAACGTTAGAGTGGTTTCTGTAACAGATCGTACTCTAGTTCGTCTTCAAAAACAACCTCTTTTCCCAATCTtgaaagaaaatattgaaaacgTTAGTGACCAACAATGGGGGATCATTTACACGAAGAAATGCTTATGCAACAAAAAGGTTCTTCTTGTACTTGATGATGTGGATCAAGTAAACCAGCTACAAGTACTAGCTGGAAAGAAAGATTGGTTTGGCATGGGAAGTAGAATTATCGTTACAACTAGAAATGAACGTCTGCTGGTCGAGCATGATGTATCATTGTGTCATAATGTCGGGGTGTTAAATGATGCTGAAGCACTTGAGCTGTTTAGCCTGCACGCCTTTAGAAAAGACCAACCTGAGGAAGATTTTTTGGAACTGTCTAAGCATTTCCTAGATTATGCTAAAGGCCTTCCATTAGTTCTTAAAACCTTGGGGTCGTCTTTGTATAAGAGAGGTCAAGATGCATGGAATAGTGTACGAGATAATCTAAGGAAAATTCTTAATCCAACAGTTTTTGATTCACTCAAAGTTAGTTATGATGGACTAGAAAAGACGGAGAGGAGAATTTTTCTCGATGTTGCATGTCTCCACAAAGGGAAGCCCACGACGGAAGTATTGCGGCTACTAGACAATTCATTTGGAATTTCTAGTAGTAGTATGATAGATGTACTAATTGAGAGATCTCTCGTATACAATGGTTCCAGGAACACGATAGAGATGCATGATTTGATACAAGAAATGGCATGGACAATTGTTCGTGAAGAGTCTGAAGAGCCTGGTCTGCGCAGTAGGTTGTGGCTTTCCAATGACATTTTTCATATACTTACGACCAATACG GGGTCAAGAGCAATTGAAGCTATATCTTTACGCCCGCCCCAAGTAGAAGAGGTACGCCAATGGAATTGCGAAGCCTTCTCTAAGATGCATGGCCTGAGGTTTTTGGAATTCAATAATTTGATCTTTTCTTCAGGCCCCAAATTTCTTCCATGTTCCTTGAGAATTATAAATTGGAGTTTCTATCCTTCCAAGTTTCTTCCAACCAGCTTTCACCTGTACTTGCTTACTGAACTTAAGATGTGTAATAGCAAACTTCTTCGGCTTTGGGAGGGAAAAGTGGTAAGAGTAGTATTAAATAAATCCCTAGTCAGTActcattttctaattttgtccaatgatattttaacacatattttattgtttaaaaaaaataatggacATGTTAAAAACAAGAACATGTGA
- the LOC126587897 gene encoding uncharacterized protein LOC126587897, whose protein sequence is MRPVWPGSEIPEWFSNQSVGNSVNVKLPPPSCTDWLGIAFCLVFQDPNQNFPNALDLSQDGYFIIKFLADNLLGFEIGSLLSEHLWVFYWTRENCHQEQFLFKTSIENIEVPKQCANFNSVKKCGARLVYKQDLEELNQTLKILKRTHEYSDEETSSGLVSASFNDTEQIHKRHCY, encoded by the coding sequence ATGCGCCCTGTATGGCCTGGAAGTGAAATTCCAGAGTGGTTCAGTAATCAGAGTGTGGGAAATTCAGTAAATGTGAAGCTTCCACCACCATCATGTACCGACTGGTTGGGAATTGCCTTTTGTCTTGTTTTTCAAGATCCTAACCAAAACTTTCCCAATGCACTTGACCTTTCTCAGGAtggttattttattattaagttTTTAGCGGataaccttttgggttttgaaatAGGGTCACTTCTGTCAGAACATCTTTGGGTATTTTATTGGACTCGTGAAAATTGTCATCAGGAAcaatttttattcaaaacttCCATTGAAAATATCGAAGTGCCAAAACAATGCGCAAACTTCAATAGTGTGAAGAAGTGTGGGGCTCGTTTGGTGTACAAGCAAGATTTGGAAGAGCTAAACCAAACATTGAAAATCCTGAAACGAACACATGAATATAGCGACGAGGAAACTTCAAGTGGACTTGTAAGTGCTAGCTTCAACGACACAGAACAAATCCACAAAAGACATTGTTACTAG
- the LOC126587868 gene encoding disease resistance protein Roq1-like isoform X2, with amino-acid sequence MALTWSTQRASSSFLSNDLAPGWKYDVFLSFTGVDTRRGFVSHLYHELCKCQGITTFYDDRELERGTSISPELLGAIKASHTAIVVLSPKYAHSKWCLDELTNIVQCMEARKSILPVFYETNPSDIGNQRASFAEAFTEHEEKFISTEDKKKVTQWRADLKKVSKISGWHSKNFKSERQLIDDIVKCVQRKVQATCTLLDSSQKLVGTDSALEQLSLLLAHDANDVRFIGITGMGGVGKTTLAKLVYDKIFHHFEVHCFLENVRVVSVTDRTLVRLQKQPLFPILKENIENVSDQQWGIIYTKKCLCNKKVLLVLDDVDQVNQLQVLAGKKDWFGMGSRIIVTTRNERLLVEHDVSLCHNVGVLNDAEALELFSLHAFRKDQPEEDFLELSKHFLDYAKGLPLVLKTLGSSLYKRGQDAWNSVRDNLRKILNPTVFDSLKVSYDGLEKTERRIFLDVACLHKGKPTTEVLRLLDNSFGISSSSMIDVLIERSLVYNGSRNTIEMHDLIQEMAWTIVREESEEPGLRSRLWLSNDIFHILTTNTGSRAIEAISLRPPQVEEVRQWNCEAFSKMHGLRFLEFNNLIFSSGPKFLPCSLRIINWSFYPSKFLPTSFHLYLLTELKMCNSKLLRLWEGKVVRVVLNKSLVSTHFLILSNDILTHILLFKKNNGHVKNKNM; translated from the exons ATGGCATTGACTTGGAGCACCCAAAGAGCCTCTTCATCTTTTCTTTCGAATGATTTAGCTCCTGGATGGAAGTATGATGTGTTTTTGAGTTTCACGGGTGTAGACACCCGCAGGGGTTTTGTGTCTCATTTATACCATGAATTGTGCAAGTGCCAAGGAATTACGACTTTCTATGACGATCGAGAGCTTGAAAGAGGAACAAGTATTTCTCCAGAGCTCCTAGGTGCAATCAAAGCATCGCATACAGCAATCGTTGTTCTCTCTCCAAAATATGCTCATTCCAAATGGTGCTTGGACGAACTCACAAACATTGTTCAATGCATGGAAGCGAGGAAATCAATTCTGCCGGTCTTTTACGAGACAAATCCATCTGACATAGGCAATCAGAGGGCGTCTTTTGCCGAAGCCTTCACTGAGCATGAAGAAAAGTTCATTAGTACCGAAGACAAAAAGAAGGTGACCCAGTGGAGAGCAGATTTGAAAAAAGTATCCAAAATTTCTGGGTGGCATTCGAAGAATTTTAA GTCTGAAAGACAGCTAATTGATGACATTGTCAAATGCGTGCAGAGGAAAGTGCAAGCTACATGCACGCTATTAGATTCCTCACAGAAGTTAGTCGGAACTGATTCTGCGCTCGAGCAACTAAGTTTGCTGTTAGCTCATGACGCAAATGATGTTCGATTTATTGGGATAACTGGGATGGGTGGCGTAGGCAAGACTACTCTTGCTAAGCTAGTTTATGATAAAATCTTCCATCATTTTGAAGTTCATTGCTTTCTTGAAAACGTTAGAGTGGTTTCTGTAACAGATCGTACTCTAGTTCGTCTTCAAAAACAACCTCTTTTCCCAATCTtgaaagaaaatattgaaaacgTTAGTGACCAACAATGGGGGATCATTTACACGAAGAAATGCTTATGCAACAAAAAGGTTCTTCTTGTACTTGATGATGTGGATCAAGTAAACCAGCTACAAGTACTAGCTGGAAAGAAAGATTGGTTTGGCATGGGAAGTAGAATTATCGTTACAACTAGAAATGAACGTCTGCTGGTCGAGCATGATGTATCATTGTGTCATAATGTCGGGGTGTTAAATGATGCTGAAGCACTTGAGCTGTTTAGCCTGCACGCCTTTAGAAAAGACCAACCTGAGGAAGATTTTTTGGAACTGTCTAAGCATTTCCTAGATTATGCTAAAGGCCTTCCATTAGTTCTTAAAACCTTGGGGTCGTCTTTGTATAAGAGAGGTCAAGATGCATGGAATAGTGTACGAGATAATCTAAGGAAAATTCTTAATCCAACAGTTTTTGATTCACTCAAAGTTAGTTATGATGGACTAGAAAAGACGGAGAGGAGAATTTTTCTCGATGTTGCATGTCTCCACAAAGGGAAGCCCACGACGGAAGTATTGCGGCTACTAGACAATTCATTTGGAATTTCTAGTAGTAGTATGATAGATGTACTAATTGAGAGATCTCTCGTATACAATGGTTCCAGGAACACGATAGAGATGCATGATTTGATACAAGAAATGGCATGGACAATTGTTCGTGAAGAGTCTGAAGAGCCTGGTCTGCGCAGTAGGTTGTGGCTTTCCAATGACATTTTTCATATACTTACGACCAATACG GGGTCAAGAGCAATTGAAGCTATATCTTTACGCCCGCCCCAAGTAGAAGAGGTACGCCAATGGAATTGCGAAGCCTTCTCTAAGATGCATGGCCTGAGGTTTTTGGAATTCAATAATTTGATCTTTTCTTCAGGCCCCAAATTTCTTCCATGTTCCTTGAGAATTATAAATTGGAGTTTCTATCCTTCCAAGTTTCTTCCAACCAGCTTTCACCTGTACTTGCTTACTGAACTTAAGATGTGTAATAGCAAACTTCTTCGGCTTTGGGAGGGAAAAGTGGTAAGAGTAGTATTAAATAAATCCCTAGTCAGTActcattttctaattttgtccaatgatattttaacacatattttattgtttaaaaaaaataatggacATGTTAAAAACAAGAACATGTGA